Sequence from the Rhizobium tumorigenes genome:
CAGCGGCTGGATGCGCTGGTAGTCGGCAGCGTCCACCCGCAGCGCTTCGACGTCCCCGTTGTCTATGGCGGCGCGGTGGGACTGGATTTGCAGGAACTTGCCGGCATGAAGGGGATGACGGTGTCCCAGCTTATAGAGCTCCATTCCTCCGTCGAATATCGCGTCTACATGATCGGCTTTGCCCCCGGGTTTGCCTATCTCGGCGGCCTGCCGGAGATATTGCACACGCCGCGACTGCCTACGCCTCGCCAGAGGATAGAGGCTGGCGCCATCGGCATCGGTGGCAAGCAGGCAAGCATTAATTCCGTTCCCGGGCCGAGCGGCTGGCGTTTCATCGGCCGGACCCCACTTCGTTTGTTCGACGCCTCCCGGGCCGCACCCTTCCTGCTCGGGGCGGGCGATCGGGTCCGCTTCCGGCCCGTCAGCGAAGACGAGGCATCGCAGCTCGATCGGATCCCGGCTGCGGGGGAGGGGGCGACGCCATGAGCTTTCTCGAAATCCACACCACTGGACCGATGACGACCGTCCAGGACCTCGGCCGAAAAGGCCTGCAGCATGCCGGCGTCTCCGGTGCCGGCCCGATGGACGGGCCGTCCTTTCGCATTGCCAATGCCCTTGTCGGCAATCCGGCGACATCGGCGGCGCTGGAGTTTGCAGCCGTCGGCGGTAGCTTTACCGTCACCCGGGCGGTTCGCTTTGCCGTCACCGGCGGCGATGTCGATGTCAGGATCGATGGCGGCAAAGTCTACCCATGGGAGAGCCATTCCCTGTTGCCCGGCATGACGCTCGCCATCGGCGCGCTCCGCGACTGCGTCTGGGGATATCTGGCGATTTCGGGCGGCATCGATACCGTTCCGGTTCTCGGATCGCGTTCCACCCATTTGCGCACCGGGCTCGGTGGCCACGAAGGCCGGCGGCTGGAGATTGGCGACCGGTTGCCCCTCGGCGACGCTGCCCCGTTGCCCAATCTTGCCCTTCGGCAGCCCTTTCGGCGCAGTGGCGGCCCGATCCGCGTCGTCTGCGGGCCACAGGACGATTATTTTTCCAGAGCCGCAATGGAGACATTTCTCGAGGCATCGTTCGTGGTGTCACCCGCGCGGGATCGCATGGCCCAGATGCTCGACGGGCCACCGATTGCGGCAGACCGCGGGCATGACATCGTTTCGGACGGCACTTCGGCCGGCTCGATCCAGGTCCCGGCGTCGGGCAGGCTGATCGTGCTGATGGCGGAGCGGCAGACGACCGGCGGCTATCCGAAGATTGCCACGGTGGCCTCCGTCGACCTTCCTCGCCTGGCGCAGGTCGTCAGCGGCCGGTCGATCCGTTTTGCCCGCATCGCGCAGGATATGGCCGAGGAATTGCTCATCGCGGAAAGACATCTTCTACGGGGCATTCTCGACAATCTCGCCGTCAAGCCCGAAAGCAGCGATCGACCAAGAGGCAGAGTGCCATGAGCCAGCCGCTTGCCCAACGGGCCTATGGTAAAATCATCGAGATGATCCTGTCCGGCGCGCTCACGCCCGGAGATGCGTTGCAGGAGGCGAAGCTGGGCGAAACGCTTGACATGTCGCGGACCCCGGTGCGCGAAGCGATCAAGCGTATTGAGGCCGAAGGTCTCGCGGTGCAGGATGGTCGTTTCCTGAAGGTGCGAAGGCTGACGGTGGCCGAAGTGGAGGAAATCTTCTTCCTGCGCCGGGTGCTTGAATCCTATTGTGCCCAGCAGGCCGTCGCGGTGCCACCGGCGATGCTGGAGGCGCTCGAAGTGCGCGTGCGCCGCCTGCACGACGAAGGTCCCGGCGAAGACGACGAGCAGAGACGGGTGGATGACGACCTCCACCGGGTTGTCGCCGAGGCCAGCCGCAGTGAGATGATGGTGTCCACCATTGCCGACCTTCGCCGCCGGACCTGCATGTTCGACCACACTCATTTGCCGGACCGCTTCCTGAAAAGCTGCGACGAGCATCTGGGAATTCTTGCCGCCTTGCGCAGCGGCGATGGCGACCGGGCAGCGCTGTTGATGGCCGAGCATATCACCCACGCGCGCGATGCGGTTCTCGAGAAACTCGCGCTGCCCCCCGGAGGAACCGGCGCATGAGATGCCTTGTCGTTCAGCCGGTCCATGCGGATGGACTGGATTTGTTGCGCCGCGCCGGCGTCGAGCCCGTCCTCTGCCCGAAGCCGGACATGGAAACGGTCGCACGGATGATCCCCGGCTGCGATGCGGCGATCACGCGCGATGCCGGTCTTTCGGCTGAGGCCATCGGCGCGAGCGATATCCTGCGCGTCATCGTCGTCCACGGCGCCGGCCACGATGCGGTCGACAAGGATGCAGCCTCCGAGAAGGGCATCCTCGTTTGCAACACACCGGGCGCAAATGCGCGGTCCGTGTCCGAATTGGCATTGGCGCTGGCGCTGGCTGCGGCCCGTCGTATTCCAGCAGCCGACCGCAGCGAACGCGGAGGCGCCCATGGCTTCCGCGAGCGCGAGACGTTCACCGAGCTTTCCGGAAAGACCGCGCTGATAATTGGCTGGGGTGCCACCGGCGCCGGCCTTGGCCATATGCTCAGGGCGGCACTCGACATGCGGGTGCTAGTCTATTCGCCAAGGGTGGCCGATATCGACGGTTTCGAGCGCGTGAAGACGCTGGAAGCGGGATTGCAGCAGGCGGACCTCGTGTCGCTCCATACGCCACTGCGCCCTGAGACGAAGCATCTCATCGGCAAACGGGCGCTTTCGCTCGTCAGGCATGGGGCAATTCTGGTCAACACCGCACGCGCCGGGCTCGTGGACGAAGACGCGCTTGCTGCTGCCATCGATACCGGACGCGTGTCGGCAGCCGGTCTCGATGTCTATAGCCGTGATGCGCCGCTGGGGCCGCTTTCCTCGACCGGCCGGGTGATTTTTACGCCGCATCTCGGTGGAGCGACCGAAGAAGCGTTGCGCCGCGTGGCCGTCGGGTCTGCTCGCAACGTGTTGACTGCGCTCTCCGGAGAGCGGCCGGCGACCGCCCTCAACGATCCCTTGAGGATATCCCGATGAGCGACAAGGAAACACTGGCACAGCAGGCCTACCGGGACATCAAGCAGCGCATTCTCGAAGGTGCGATCAAGGCTGGCGACCTCCTGACCGAGCGGACGCTGGCAGTCGAATCCGGCATTTCCCGCACGCCGCTCAGAGCCGCGATCTCGAGGCTTCAGAAGGAAGGCGTGGTCTCGCGCCTGACCAACGGCACGCTGATGATCCTGCCTGTGAGTGTCGAGCAATTGCTGGAGATCGTCCAGATACGCCGTCTTCTCGAAGGGGCTGCTGCAGCCCGTGCGGCGGGACGCCCGATGACGGCGGCACTTGTCGAGGCGCGCCGGGTCATGCGCGCCTATGTCGAGGCCGAGGATGTCGCCTTCGATCGTTTCTGGATGGATGACGACGCATTCCACGAGGCGGTCGCCGCGGCCGCTGGCCTGCATCTTCTCCCCGGCATGCTGCAGGAGATGCGCAGCATCGCCCGACGCTGCACGATCACACGCACCCATGACAGGTTCGCCGAACAGGCTGCCGAGCACATCGCTGTCATCGACGCCATCGAGGCGCGGGATGCCGATGCCGCCGCGGCTGCCATGGAGGCGCATTTCGACAGCGTCCGCAGCCGGTTTCTGAAATGGCTCGCGCGCTGAGAGCGCGCGCCGTTGCCGTGTGCGGGGCGCGTCGTCCATCACTGACTGACCAGCCGCTCTTCTGTCCCGATCCCGGGACGCCATGCCCGAACCGAGTAACGTGATATGCACGAATATGCCGAATTCCGAGGTTGCGAGGCCTCGTTCACCGAGAGCGAGTTCAAGGCGCGGCAGGACCGGGCCCGGGTTGCCATTGCTGCTGCCGGCCACCGGGCCCTGATCGTCACGACGCCCGAGAACATCTACTGGCTGACCGGCCGTCAGACGGCGGGCTATTTTGCCTTCCAGGCGCTGGTCATGCCGGTCGACGGGGAAGCGACACTGCTGGTTCGCCAGCTTGAACTGGTGGGTTCCATCGCCAATACCTGGCTCAACGACATCGTCGCCTACCAGGACGGCGAGGCGCCGGCCGTTGTCCTCGCTGACGTCCTGCGCGAGCGAGGTATCCATGGGCCTGCCATCGAACTCGGCGGCTGGTTCTTGCCGCCGGTCCTGGCAGACGAGATCTCGCTCCGGACCGGTGGCAAGGCGCTCATCGACGGTTCCGACATCATTGCCCCTCTCCGGGCGGTGAAGTCGCCTGCGGAACTTGCCGCCATCCGGCTGGCTGCCACCTACGCGCAGGCCGGGATTGCGGCCGGGATTGCGGCCTGCGGGGCAGGGACGAATGAAAACGCCGTAGCCGCTGCCATGCTCGATGCGGCCACGCGCGCAGGGTCCGAGGCAATGGCGATGGAGCCGCTGGTGTCGTCCGGGCCGCGCAGTGGCCTGCCGCACATGACGTGGCGCCGCCGCCGTCTTGAGGTCGGCGATCCGGTGTTCCTCGAACTGGCCGGCAGCCATGCCCGTTACCATGCCGCGCTGATGCGAACGGTGTGGATCGGCGGGCCACCCGTCGAAGCGCGGCGGATGATGGATTGCTCGCTTCATGCGCTTGAGGCCGCGCTACGGGAACTCAGGCCGGGTAGGCCCTGCTCGGCGCCGCACGAGGCGGCCCAGCGGGTCATCGACGAGGGAGGCTACACTGCCGCATTCCGCAAGCGGATCGGCTATTCCATGGGCGTGGCCTTTGCGCCGGATTGGGGGGAGGGGAGCATGCTCAGTCTGTTTTCCGGCGTGGCCGGGATCATCGAGCCCGGCATGGTGTTTCACCTGCCGGCGACCTTGCGCAGCTACGGCGTGTGGACCGTCGGCGCTTCCGAATCCGTCATCGTCACCGAAAACGGTTGCGAACCTCTGTCTACCCTACCACGCGATCTGACCATCCGGTGAAGCCGGTTCCTCCCCGTTCCAACACTGAAAAGGATTTCTCCATGCGTTCGCTTTTCCATCTCGCCTACCATGTCATCGATCTCGATGAGGCGCGTCAGTTCTATGGCGGCGTGCTTGGCTGCGAAGAGGGCCGGTCCACCGACACCTGGGTGGATTTCGACTTTTTCGGACACCAGATTTCGCTGCATCTCGGCAAGCCGTTCGAGGTGACCCGTACCGGCAAGGTGGGCGATCACATGGTGATGATGCCGCATCTAGGCGTCGTCCTGCCGCTCGAGGCCTGGCTTGCCCTGTCCGAACGGCTGCAGCATGCCGGCATTGCCTTCGACATACCGCCGGTCATACGGTTTGAAGGCGAGCCGGGCGAGCAGCGCACGATGTTCTTCTTCGATCCGAGCGGCAATCCGATCGAGGTCAAGGGCTTCAAGGATTTCGACGGCGTTTTCGCCCATTGAGGCAAGGCCACCGGCGGCTTCGGCCGCCGGCTTTTCCGTCAACGCATTAGGCGCTTACCACCAGTATGCGGGCGAGCGGGTCAGCAGTTCGTTTTCATGTCCGCCGATAATCAGGATGTCTTCGAAGAACGCCGCCCCGACGCCATCGAGCGACAGGAAAGCTTCGACACCGAATACCATGTTCTCATCGACGACATCGTCCGGCTGCGACATGACAGTCGAGATACGCGGCTGCTCGAAGCCGAGGCCGATCCCGTGCCCGTAGAACGGGAAATTCTTCATGATCGGCGAGACCGATCCGCCAAAGGCAGCTGTCAGGCGGTCGCCTTCCGCAGCGACATCCAGGAGTTTCGTTCCAGGGCGCATCATGTCGGACAGGCGGTGGACGATGTCAGCCGTTGCCTCGATCAGCCTCCGCTGGTCGGCGGTCGGCCTGCCGCGTACGCCGGTGCGGCCGGGGTCGAGGTAGTAACCCTGGTGAAAGGCGCCGTGCAGGGTGCCGGTGACGATATCGCCCGGCTTCGGCGTATCGGCGCTGTAGCCCGTCAACGGAAAGCGCTGGTCGAAGCCGAGGGTTTCGCCGTGGTTTGTGCCGATCATCTGCAGCCGGCCGCCGCGCCGCACCACCTCGCGGGCCGCCTCGCCGGCAGCTTCCCGCTCTGAGAGGCCGGACGTCAGACCCTCCATCAGGCGATTGAGCCCGGCCGTGGCCGTCTCGCCGCCGATGCGATAGCACTCCAGTTCGAGCGGGCTCTTGATGCGCCGCGCGGCGCGCAC
This genomic interval carries:
- the pxpB gene encoding 5-oxoprolinase subunit PxpB is translated as MVRTFPRILACGDSALSVELADTIDEAVSERVIALAASMADSPVDGVQELVPTYRSLMVVYDPAVVRGSSLALTLQQRLDALVVGSVHPQRFDVPVVYGGAVGLDLQELAGMKGMTVSQLIELHSSVEYRVYMIGFAPGFAYLGGLPEILHTPRLPTPRQRIEAGAIGIGGKQASINSVPGPSGWRFIGRTPLRLFDASRAAPFLLGAGDRVRFRPVSEDEASQLDRIPAAGEGATP
- a CDS encoding biotin-dependent carboxyltransferase family protein, whose product is MSFLEIHTTGPMTTVQDLGRKGLQHAGVSGAGPMDGPSFRIANALVGNPATSAALEFAAVGGSFTVTRAVRFAVTGGDVDVRIDGGKVYPWESHSLLPGMTLAIGALRDCVWGYLAISGGIDTVPVLGSRSTHLRTGLGGHEGRRLEIGDRLPLGDAAPLPNLALRQPFRRSGGPIRVVCGPQDDYFSRAAMETFLEASFVVSPARDRMAQMLDGPPIAADRGHDIVSDGTSAGSIQVPASGRLIVLMAERQTTGGYPKIATVASVDLPRLAQVVSGRSIRFARIAQDMAEELLIAERHLLRGILDNLAVKPESSDRPRGRVP
- a CDS encoding GntR family transcriptional regulator, which translates into the protein MSQPLAQRAYGKIIEMILSGALTPGDALQEAKLGETLDMSRTPVREAIKRIEAEGLAVQDGRFLKVRRLTVAEVEEIFFLRRVLESYCAQQAVAVPPAMLEALEVRVRRLHDEGPGEDDEQRRVDDDLHRVVAEASRSEMMVSTIADLRRRTCMFDHTHLPDRFLKSCDEHLGILAALRSGDGDRAALLMAEHITHARDAVLEKLALPPGGTGA
- a CDS encoding NAD(P)-dependent oxidoreductase, coding for MRCLVVQPVHADGLDLLRRAGVEPVLCPKPDMETVARMIPGCDAAITRDAGLSAEAIGASDILRVIVVHGAGHDAVDKDAASEKGILVCNTPGANARSVSELALALALAAARRIPAADRSERGGAHGFRERETFTELSGKTALIIGWGATGAGLGHMLRAALDMRVLVYSPRVADIDGFERVKTLEAGLQQADLVSLHTPLRPETKHLIGKRALSLVRHGAILVNTARAGLVDEDALAAAIDTGRVSAAGLDVYSRDAPLGPLSSTGRVIFTPHLGGATEEALRRVAVGSARNVLTALSGERPATALNDPLRISR
- a CDS encoding GntR family transcriptional regulator, giving the protein MSDKETLAQQAYRDIKQRILEGAIKAGDLLTERTLAVESGISRTPLRAAISRLQKEGVVSRLTNGTLMILPVSVEQLLEIVQIRRLLEGAAAARAAGRPMTAALVEARRVMRAYVEAEDVAFDRFWMDDDAFHEAVAAAAGLHLLPGMLQEMRSIARRCTITRTHDRFAEQAAEHIAVIDAIEARDADAAAAAMEAHFDSVRSRFLKWLAR
- a CDS encoding M24 family metallopeptidase → MHEYAEFRGCEASFTESEFKARQDRARVAIAAAGHRALIVTTPENIYWLTGRQTAGYFAFQALVMPVDGEATLLVRQLELVGSIANTWLNDIVAYQDGEAPAVVLADVLRERGIHGPAIELGGWFLPPVLADEISLRTGGKALIDGSDIIAPLRAVKSPAELAAIRLAATYAQAGIAAGIAACGAGTNENAVAAAMLDAATRAGSEAMAMEPLVSSGPRSGLPHMTWRRRRLEVGDPVFLELAGSHARYHAALMRTVWIGGPPVEARRMMDCSLHALEAALRELRPGRPCSAPHEAAQRVIDEGGYTAAFRKRIGYSMGVAFAPDWGEGSMLSLFSGVAGIIEPGMVFHLPATLRSYGVWTVGASESVIVTENGCEPLSTLPRDLTIR
- a CDS encoding VOC family protein gives rise to the protein MRSLFHLAYHVIDLDEARQFYGGVLGCEEGRSTDTWVDFDFFGHQISLHLGKPFEVTRTGKVGDHMVMMPHLGVVLPLEAWLALSERLQHAGIAFDIPPVIRFEGEPGEQRTMFFFDPSGNPIEVKGFKDFDGVFAH
- a CDS encoding M24 family metallopeptidase, with protein sequence MSRYFPLHEYQSRWDSVLENMRSHGFETAVVFGRGGGTTDNCGDILYLSNHYAISGGTDSLIWSARSFSGIILQQGTEPQLHIDEPEVRTDLVSISDAHCSNHPFRSVARALNDRGITGRVALVGTQFIPMKFYQQLLEEAPGIDWVPADDLVRAARRIKSPLELECYRIGGETATAGLNRLMEGLTSGLSEREAAGEAAREVVRRGGRLQMIGTNHGETLGFDQRFPLTGYSADTPKPGDIVTGTLHGAFHQGYYLDPGRTGVRGRPTADQRRLIEATADIVHRLSDMMRPGTKLLDVAAEGDRLTAAFGGSVSPIMKNFPFYGHGIGLGFEQPRISTVMSQPDDVVDENMVFGVEAFLSLDGVGAAFFEDILIIGGHENELLTRSPAYWW